One window of the Dendropsophus ebraccatus isolate aDenEbr1 chromosome 12, aDenEbr1.pat, whole genome shotgun sequence genome contains the following:
- the LOC138768754 gene encoding pregnancy-specific beta-1-glycoprotein 5-like: MLKVRSAKRPRSTDACVTCGLLADKEICWSREGVVLILGWDEISGRIPVSLLPPYPVTGKSVFLQVFGVTMTPTYFTWYKGPDTSEENHILTYFPGNGTNISAPLYNSKLNPFPKGSLQISDLQITDSGNYSVIVYNTWEIADQGFVSLIVYDLIPDLTLTASDLTPREYDTLTLFCQAENDKLLGFVGPGVRFKNESIMSDDMKNLTFPRITRKYTGYYNCYANVFPVSSTSNYLYIEVAYGPDNVEIKGALTVNYGSRLLLLCEVDSVPQADFQWKHNNKILETQNANNLGIDYVRFSDQGTYTCEARNSRTQIVATDTVTVDVSATIFIAVIIPFVIIGFIIGAVLVCRKRIPEMHVECEDSDNEDDIQNSVPDVTLDNAKDKQEEQF; encoded by the exons atgctcaaagttcgctcaGCTAAAAGACCCAGGTCTACAGATGCTTGTGTCACTTGTGGTCTGTTGGCTGACAAAGAGATTTGCTGGAGCAGAGAAGGAG TTGTCCTCATTCTTGGATGGGATGAGATCAGTGGAAGAATCCCAGTGAGTCTGCTTCCCCCATATCCAGTTACTGGAAAATCTGTCTTTCTGCAAGTGTTTGGGGTTACTATGACACCCACATATTTTACCTGGTATAAAGGACCAGATACAAGTGAAGAGAACCACATCCTCACATATTTTCCTGGTAATGGGACCAACATCTCTGCCCCTCTGTATAATTCTAAGCTCAACCCCTTTCCTAAAGGTTCATTACAGATCTCAGATCTTCAGATCACAGATTCGGGGAATTACTCAGTGATCGTATACAACACATGGGAAATAGCAGATCAGGGCTTTGTTAGCCTTATTGTCTATG ATTTAATACCTGACCTAACCCTCACGGCCTCCGACCTCACACCCAGAGAGTATGACACACTAACCCTGTTCTGTCAGGCTGAAAATGATAAACTTTTAGGATTTGTGGGACCTGGTGTCAGATTCAAGAATGAAAGTATCATGTCTGATGATATGAAGAATCTCACTTTCCCCAGAATTACACGGAAATACACAGGATATTATAATTGTTATGCAAATGTATTTCCTGTTTCCTCTACTAGTAATTACCTGTACATTGAAGTGGCCT ATGGCCCAGACAATGTGGAAATAAAAGGCGCACTCACTGTGAATTATGGTTCTCGCCTCTTATTATTATGTGAAGTTGATTCTGTCCCACAGGCCGATTTCCAATGGAAacacaataataaaatattagaGACTCAAAATGCAAACAACCTCGGCATTGACTATGTCAGATTCAGTGACCAAGGAACCTACACATGTGAGGCGAGAAATTCGAGGACCCAAATTGTTGCTACTGATACGGTTACAGTGGATGTGTCGGCAA cAATTTTTATTGCCGTGATAATCCCCTTTGTCATTATTGGCTTTATTATTGGAGCTGTCTTAGTGTGCAGGAAACGTATCCCTGAGATGCACGTGGAGTGTG AGGATTCTGACAACGAGGATGACATACAGAATTCTGTGCCTGATGTCACGCTGGACAATGCTAAG GATAAACAAGAAGAACAATTTTAA